The genomic window TTTACCGCCGTAGCTGCTCAGCTAACGTCCTGTCATCCCGATCAAGTTGTGCTATCGATTCTGGCAGGGGTACCCCTCCAGCGTTTAGAAGCAGCTTTTCCAGGACAGCCGGTGATTCGGGCTATGCCTAATACTCCTGCAACGGTGGGCGCTGGCATCACCGCGATCGCCCTTGGACAACACACTACATCCGTCCATCGTGATCAGGCCCACCAAATTTTTCAAGCCGTGGGCGAGGTGGTGGACGTGCCCGAATCGCTGATGGATGCCGTGACGGGATTGTCCGGCTCGGGGCCAGGGTATGTAGCGGTGATCATAGAAGCGCTGATCGATGGCGGCGTGGCCGTTGGCCTACCCCGTGCCACCGCCACCCAGCTTGCTCTGCAAACGCTACGCGGTACGGCCGAGTTGCTGAAAACCACGGGTTTACATCCAGCAGAACTGAAAGATCGGGTGACTAGCCCCGGCGGTACAACTATTGCCGGCATTGCTCAACTCGAACAGGCAGGCGTGCGATCGGCTCTGATCAAAGCGGTGCAGGCTGCCCACCAGCGATCGCAAGATCTTGGACGTTCGAGTTAGTCCCAAGATGACTCCGCCCTTACCTTGCTTTGCCCTTGCCATCGGCAACTCTCGCCTCCACTGGCTGTGGGAACTCTCGCCCCAACTTCCCATCACTTGGCATACGTCCCATCTTTCTAGGGAAGCGATCGCCTACTGGTTACTCCACCGCTGCCAGGCTCAAGCTTTGCCAAACGGAGCCCTGATGGTGGACGACGATCGCAGCCTGCTGTGCCTCCAGCAACCGCTCTGGGACGGGCCGCCACCGCTGTTGCATATTGCATCGGTTGTCCCGACACAAACTCGATTGTGGCAAGACTTGTATACCCCCGTTCACTGCCTGAGCCTGGCAGATGTGCCCCTGAGCGGCCTCTATCCCAGCCTCGGACTCGACCGGGCTATTGCCCTCTGGGGGCTGATTGCTCACCGGCGATCGCCCGCCCTGGTCATTGATGCCGGCACCGCCCTTACCTTCACCGGAGCCGATGCTCACCGTCGCTTGGTCGGCGGCGCGATTTTACCGGGGCTGGCGTTACAACTGCGATCGCTCTCTCAGCAAACCGCCGCCCTGCCCTGGTTGGATGCCAAAGCCTTGCATCAGCCTAAGCGCTGGGCCAGCACCACCGAGACTGCCATCTACAGCGGCGTGCTCCACACCCTGCTAGCCGGTCTGAAAGACTTTGTGCAGGCTTGGCAACAGGACTATCCCACCAGTGCGATCGCTCTCACCGGCGGCGATGCGCCCCTGCTCTACCACCACCTCCAGCAAACGATCCCTACCCTTGCCCAAACCCTGGATCTCATGCCCAGCCTTCTCATGGTAGGACTGCGATCGCTGACCTGTGAGTCTATGAAGAAACGTAATTGAATCTAAACCTTGGTTACGAGATCCCCAGTTCCAGTCCTGCTCAAAAGCTAGGGAATGGTACGGTTATGTCTACGGTTTTAAGACTCACATTGGGAACACAGTAAGGCAAGTCCTATGTATAACAAAGACTCCCGCAAAGATTGGCTTGGCGCAGTGGTCACGGCTGGTTTAGGCGCAGGCATCGTCACCACATTTGCTATTAGCCAAGGGCAACATCCACTGATGGCTTTGGGGATCACTGGGTTCGCGATCGCAGCGACATTAGTGATTGATCACTACTCGTAACATCTATACATAGACCTGGGAATATCTCGATCTGTCTCCAGTCATAGCCCTTGATATGGCTGGAGGTGGCTCGATCTTCTGTTCAACAGTCTAAGCCATCATGGGCATTGGATCCGTTGACTGCACGCGATGCATTCCCGCCGCTTCAAATCGCTGGAACGCTTCCTCTGCTGCATCCGTAAAGTCCACCACTCCTGGCACCACCACGGGAGACATGCAATCTTCTAAGAGATAGACCCGTTGAGCGATCGCTGGATCAACGGCTTGGATATGGGTCAGCAGATCCTCCACTGTCCAGGCCACGCAGTGGCTTTTGGCCTGTCCAGCAATATAAATCGCATCAAACGAGAGCAGATGATTCATCAACCCTTGATTGGCTTGAGCGATCGCTTGCTGTTGATCATCCTGCATAATTTCTGGCTTGAGTACAGAATAGTTTTCCGTCAGCGGATGATCGCCCTTAAGTTCAAACCGCGTTGGCCATTGACGCGCAATGGAATGAAAGAAGCAAGCCTCTTCCACCGCTGCCACCAAGGCATGGCCAATGCCCCCCAGCATGGAATGATAGGGCCAAATTGTGAGCGGATATTTGCCATCTTGGGATAGTTGGCGCACATAATACAGCCCATAGCGCTGCAGAGCTTCGACATCACCTTGGGTAACCTGGGGAGCGATCGCTGGATTGACGCGCCAACGCCCCTGCTCCACATCCGTTGCTGAAATCATGGTCATCGCCGGTGGATGCTCGCCCTGCTCGTTCACCCAAAATACCGCATGGAAAATTTGCAGCGCCGTGTGGGTGTCGAGGGTGGGAATAATTTCGGTAATGGCTCCTAGATTACGATAGATGAAGTCACAAAGCCGCACATTGTCTGCGATCGCTCCTGTCCCCGATCGCCCGCCCACAAACAGTTCAAACTGCGGCAGGCAAAATGTATTTTGCACATCAATCGCCAAAAGGGCAATGCGGATATGATCCTGGCTAGACGGCGGAATGTCATAGCACTGGGCCCAAGCTGCGGCCTGGGCAGCCCGTTGCTCGTAGGGAACCGGCCACACAGCGCCTACCTTAGATGGATCAAAATAGTCAGGCAAGGGTAAAGCGATCGCCATCGTCTTTTAGTATCTCCATATCATCCCGTTGTCTCTAGGGTACCTATAGCCACGACTCTTGTGGGCTGTTGGGTTACAGATGTCCCGCAGCATGATCGCCCATCCCCAAGCTCTGCCCCGTAGCTGCCCTAGTCTGAGCATTTGCCTGCCTGGGCTTCACGCCCATAAAGCATTTAAAGTCAGTCCAGCGATCATCTTAATCTAGTAAACGCTATGATTTGGGCAACATCAAACATTGGGGCATGAGCTTGTCTAGTCCTGAACACCATTCCGTTTTGGGAGAGGCTATCATCTAGGCATGACAATCGTCCAACGGCTTGGCGTAGCGATCGCCATCCCCTTAGCCGTTCCCCCACCATTCCCCAGTCAGACTGACCTGGCAAGCGCCTGGGTTTGTCTAAGCAACTCAGCCGGTGCTCATTCGTCTCACCCACCGCACCCTTAAAATGCTGCCATTGATTATGAAGCTCTGATGAAGGGTTCTGGGAATACTGACTCATACTAAGGAGATTTTGACAGTAGATATGGCTAATTCCTCGTCGCGGCGTGCCCTAGTCGTCCAGCATAATTTCTCTCCCTTCAGCAACAAACTGGTTCAATCTGGCTATGCAGATACCGACCAAATGCAGCAGGCATTGGTCGAAAGCCGCAAGTCTGGACGGCCTTTGACTGATGTTTTAGAGGTGATCACCGGCAAACGACTGCCTCCCGATCTCATTCGTCAGTATAAGAAACAGCAGCTTTTTGAGCTGAAGATTCTCTACGGCGTTGAGTCCCTCGACCCTGAAATTAGCCAAATTTCTACGAGTCAAGTTGCGACGTTGATTGATAACCTGATTCCCGTTGACGTGTGTCGGCGCTATCAGCTTATCCCCCTCTCTAGAAACGATGAGGAGCCGCCTTCTGTCCTCATTGCCATGGTTAATCCTGATGACCTTGGTGCCCAGGATGACCTCAACCGGATTCTGCGCCCCCAGGGCTTAGCCCTGCAGCGTATGGTGATCACCAATGAAGATTACCAGCGCATCATCTCCAAATATTTAGACGAGAAGGTTGAGCAAGACAAGCAGCGCGAGCGCGAGTCCAAGGTTGACGTTAAGTCTGATCTAGAAGAGCTTGAATATCTTGAACTAGAAGAAGATCTCGGCGATGCTGAAGCCAACCTAGACGATGCTCTCCAGGATGCAGAAGCTGCTCCGGTTATTGCCTTGGTTAACAAAATCTTGGTCAAAGCGCTGCAGGAAGAGGTCTCCGATATTCACATCGAACCTCAGGAAGAGCATCTGCGTATCCGCTTCCGCAAAGATGGGGTGTTGCGTCAAGCCTTCGATCCGCTGCCGAAGAAGATTATTGCTGCCGTCACCGCCCGGTTTAAAATCATCGCCAGCCTTGATATTGCCGAGCGCCGCTTGCCTCAGGATGGAAGGATTCGCCGTATCTTTGATGGACGGAAAGTAGATTTCCGGGTCAACACGCTTCCCAGTCGCTACGGGGAAAAGGTGTGTGCCCGGATTCTGGATAACTCCTCAACCCAACTCGGGCTCGATAAGCTGATCACCGATCCTGATAGCCTACACATCGTTCAAGAGATGGTAGCGCGTCCCTTCGGGCTGATCTTGGTGACGGGGCCCACCGGTTCCGGGAAAACCACCACGCTGTACTCTGCCCTAGCGGAACGAAACGACCCTGGTGTCAACATTAGTACCGCGGAAGACCCGATTGAATATTCCCTGCCTGGGCTAACTCAGGTGCAGGTGATTCGGGAAAAAGGCATGGACTTTGCTTCCATTCTGCGTGCCTTCCTGCGTCAAGATCCTGATGTGATTCTGGTGGGTGAGACCCGTGACCGAGAAACGGCGAAAACAGCTATTGAGGCTGCCTTGACTGGACACTTGGTATTAACCACCCTGCACACCAACGATGCTGCCAGTGCGATCGCTCGTCTAGATGAAATGGGCGTAGAGCCGTTCATGGTGTCTAGCTCCCTCATCGGTGTATTGGCTCAGCGTCTGATGCGCCGCGTTTGTTTTGAATGCCGCATTCCCTATACGCCCACGCCAGAAGATCTGGCTCGCTTTGGACTAAGCGTTGCCCGGGACTCAGATTTCACCTTCTATCGGGCTAACAGCCTCCAGCCGGACGAAATTCAGGCAGCTCGGGAACGGAATGAACTGTGCTCAACTTGCAGCGGCATTGGCTATAAAGGACGATCCGGGGTTTATGAGATTATGCGCATTACCGAAAATCTGCAAACCCTGATTACGCAAGGAGCCCCCACCGAGCGTATTAAGGAAGTTGCCGTGGAAGAAGGAATGCAAACCCTACTGGCCTATAGCCTCAACCTCGTGCGACAAGGGGCGACGACCCTCGAAGAAGTAGAACGGGTCACCTTCACCGACACCGGCTTAGAGTCTGAACTGAAGGCGAAACGCAAAACCTCACTTACCTGTCGAGTATGTAGCGCCGAACTTAAAGCAGAGTGGCTCGACTGTCCCTACTGCACGACCCCTCGATTCCAAGACTAGTGATGTCAGGTCTGCGAAAATTCGCGGGTATCTTAACTTCATGACGTCATGCATAGCCTTAGGCAGGAAATCATCCCGCCCACCAACGTTAGCCAACATTTGGAGGATCGTAGACCATGGATCTAATGATTGAAGATCTGATGGAACAACTGGTAGAAATGGGAGGCTCAGATTTACACCTCTCCGCTGGTCTACCACCTTACTTCCGGATTAGCGGACACCTCACCCCTATTGGCGATGAGCCCCTGACCTCTGAGCAATGTCAGCGACTCATCTTCAGTATGTTAAACAACAACCAGCGGAAAATGCTGGAGCAAAACTGGGAATTAGACTGCTCCTATGGGGTGAAAGGCTTGGCTCGATTCCGGGTCAATGTGTACAAAGATCGAGGCACCTATGCAGCCTGTCTACGGGCCCTCAGCTCTAAAATTCCTAGCTTTGACAAATTAGGCCTGCCCGATGTGGTGCGGGAAATGGCTGAAAAGCCTCGGGGGTTAGTGTTGGTCACGGGGCCCACCGGGTCGGGGAAAACCACCACCCTGGCTGCCATGATTGACCTGATCAATCGCACGCGGGCAGAGCATATTCTCACCGTAGAAGACCCGATTGAGTTTGTCTACGAACCCATCAAGAGCCTGATTCACCAACGGCAGCTTGGGGAAGATACTAAGAGTTTTGCCAATGCGTTAAGAGCAGCCCTGCGGGAAGATCCAGATATCATTCTGGTGGGTGAAATGCGGGACTTGGAAACGATTTCCCTCGCCATTTCGGCAGCAGAAACCGGTCACCTTGTGTTCGGTACCTTGCACACCAGCTCCGCTGCTCAAACCGTTGATCGGATGATCGACGTCTTTCCTTCAGAGCGCCAAACCCAGGTACGGGTGCAGCTATCCAACTCCCTAGTTGCTGTTTTCAGCCAAACCCTGGTGGCCCGTAAAAATCCAAAACCCAATGAATTTGGGCGGATTATGGCTCAGGAAATCATGATTGTGACTCCAGCTATCTCCAACCTGATTCGGGAAGGTAAAACCTCTCAGATTTACTCGGCCATTCAAACCGGCGGGAAACTTGGGATGGTCACCTTGGAAAAAGTTTTAGCCGATCTTTACAAAGCGGGCAGTATTACCTTCGAATCTGCGATGTCGAATACATCTCGCTCTGATGAGCTGCAACGGTTGATTGGCCCAGTCGCCGGTACTCCCAGCGGCAAGAATGCTTACGCGAATCGCTAAGGTTTGCTAGGATTCTGGCAAGAGCGATCGCCTCCCCATGAGCGATCGCCTGCTGTCGTCATAGTCTTCTGTCTCAATCCTTTCGCCTTCACATGAGTTATGCCTACTTACGACGTTAAAGCTAGAGATTCCAAGGGGAATCCAAAGCGGCAAAAGATCATTGCCAGTTCTCCTGCCGAAGCACGTACTACTCTACGAGAGCAGGGTCTTTATGTTCAGGAGCTGAGTGAAGCTCAGGGCATGATGAACTTTGACTTAGAGCAGTTGTCAACCGCTTTGACATCTGTCTCTGTCAAGGATAAAGCCATTTTTTCTCGGCAGTTTGCAGTACTCATCAATGCGGGGGTAGCCTTAGTCCGCAGTTTAGGAGTATTGGCTGACCAATGTCCCAACCCAAAACTCAAAAAAGCGCTGCAGCAAATTAATGCGGATGTCCAACAGGGGACGAACCTGTCGGACTCGATGCGTAAGCATCCCCAATGTTTTGATGGTCTGTACGTCAGTATGGTGCAGGCGGGTGAAGTAGGGGGGGTCTTGGATGAAGTGATGAATCGCCTCGCCAAACTGCTGGAAGACGTTGCCCGGTTGAATAACCAAATTAAATCGGCGATGACCTATCCGGTGGCGGTGGGGTTCATTGCTGTGGTCATTTTCATCGGTATGACCGTCTTCTTGATCCCGATTTTTGCCGATATGTTCGAACAGTTGGGTGGGGACTTGCCCTTCTTTACCAAACTCATGATGGCGGTTAGCGACTTTTTGCGCACGCCCATTTATGTAGTCGGCATTATTGTGGTGGTGGTAGCCATTGTGGTGTCATTCCGCCAATATTACAAAACCCGCATCGGTCGTGAAACCATCGATCGCATCTCCTTGAAAGCGCCTCTGTTCGGCGACTTGATTCAAAAAAATGCCACCGCTCGTTTTTGCCGGACCTTTGGGTCGTTGTCGCGATCGGGGGTGCCGATCTTGACGGCGCTAGAAATTGTCCGCGATACCGCTGGCAACCAGGTGATTTCCAATGCCATTGACCAAGCGCGGCGAGAGGTGCAAACTGGCGGCATGATTAGCTTGGCTCTGCAGCGAGAGCAGGTTTTCCCTATCATGGCTATTCAGATGATTAGTATTGGGGAAGAAACTGGAGAAATTGATTCCATGCTCATGAAGGTAGCAGACTTCTATGAAGATGAGGTGGAACAAGCCGTGAAGGCGCTCACCAGTATCATGGAACCGATCATGATTGTGGTTTTGGGGGGGATGGTTGGCTCCATTCTTGTGGCGCTGTACCTACCGATCTTTAAGATCATGGATCAGATTGGCTAGAGACGTGCTGCATCCTAACAGGACAGAAAGCCAGCGTGAGACATGAAGACAGAAAGCGGGGGATATCCTCCGCTTTTGTTATGTTGACGATTTTGAACGGAGAGGGGGGGATTCGAACCCCCGTTAGGTTTGACCCTAAAACAGATTTCGAGTCTGCCGCATTCAACCGCTCTGCCACCTCTCCAGAGCTTGGTTTACACAATAGGGCTGCGATCGCAGCGTTATGTATTCTCACAGCTTACCAGTTTAGCCTATCTTGTCCCAGCCTTGCGCATTGTCTGACACATTCATCAGGCAAGGTGGTGCCCCTAGAGGACGATTTCCTGCTCAACTTCAATGCCATCCATGAAGGAGCGATCGCCACTGATATGGGGAAACTTAAGCTGGGCCTCGGTCATGCCAGGTTTGAGCTGACGGGCATAGAGGATGGTAAAACTACCGGGCGCTAAAAGTCGCAGTCGGGGCTCACCGATTTCACCGGATGTGCGTTTTTCGCCATAGCTGGCATTTTCGTTTTGTAGATAGCGATCGCACTGATCCAAAAATGCTTGGGGATCCTCTAAGGGACTGTCGGCTGACACTTCGACATTGATCACATAGTAAGCAAAGGTGATCTGCTCTGATAGGGTGATGCAAAAGTCTTTAAGCTGTACGCCATGATCGCGCTGGGCGGCTTGCAGGGCTCGTGTTGCATGGTATTCGGTTGTTTTTTCTGTTGTGGCTGATAGGGTGCCGCCTTGGCGATAGCGAAACACAATCAGCGGTGCTTGTTCGTAGAAGCCGATGACCTCGACCACATCACCCAGGTCATAACGGTAGAAGCCGGCGTAGTTAGTAATCAAAATGCGGTAGAACTCGCCAACTTTGACCTCAGTGGCTAACAGGGTTTTGGGTTGCTCCACCTGCCATTGATCGGCGGGAATAAATTCAAAGAAACCATTGTCGATGGCTAGGATTGCTCCCTCACTCTCAAAATGCCAATGGACTCCAAAGGTGGCTTCCGCTGAGGCGTAGGTGCCGCCAAAAATTGGTAGATCGCCAAAGTGCTCAGCAAAGCGCTGGAAATAAAAGTTAGAGGTGCCGCCCTTGGCTGTGATCACAAAGGCGAGATTCGGCCAGATTTGTCGAGGTGTGAGCGTACCAGTGTCCTTGAGGATCTGACGCAGTTCAGCGGCACGCCGAGGTTGGGGGCGGATCAGGTGTTCTAGGGTTTGACGCAGATCCGGTTCAATCGATAGGTCTGTGGGTATGGTACCGGCGGCCAGGTCGTCTAGGAGGCGATCGCGGAATCGATCTAGATAGTCGCACAGGCGGAGCACCAGAACGGGGAAGGTTGCGCCGATCAGCCCTGTATGACGGTTGCCCATGGCAAAGAGCAGGCATACATAGTGACGGGCAATGGGATTAGAAATTTTGAGGGCATCATAGGGCTGGGAAAATACGTAGCGATAGATGCGATCGCTCAACCGTAACCCGCTGCTGCTGACATGGCCGTAGGG from Candidatus Obscuribacterales bacterium includes these protein-coding regions:
- a CDS encoding GH3 auxin-responsive promoter family protein; protein product: MLNPVLVLVSLVTRRLRNQFIRKTRRVEAVQEQFLLELLRVQETTEVGKMLGLSNIQTVDQFREQVPIWPYSRYSPYLQRVANGEHNIVTPDPLIGLNVTSGTTGDRKFIVVTKRSQRLINRTNQVAMGFALTLARQQKRPLGQLLITTAVISTGVTQGGIPYGHVSSSGLRLSDRIYRYVFSQPYDALKISNPIARHYVCLLFAMGNRHTGLIGATFPVLVLRLCDYLDRFRDRLLDDLAAGTIPTDLSIEPDLRQTLEHLIRPQPRRAAELRQILKDTGTLTPRQIWPNLAFVITAKGGTSNFYFQRFAEHFGDLPIFGGTYASAEATFGVHWHFESEGAILAIDNGFFEFIPADQWQVEQPKTLLATEVKVGEFYRILITNYAGFYRYDLGDVVEVIGFYEQAPLIVFRYRQGGTLSATTEKTTEYHATRALQAAQRDHGVQLKDFCITLSEQITFAYYVINVEVSADSPLEDPQAFLDQCDRYLQNENASYGEKRTSGEIGEPRLRLLAPGSFTILYARQLKPGMTEAQLKFPHISGDRSFMDGIEVEQEIVL
- a CDS encoding GspE/PulE family protein; this translates as MANSSSRRALVVQHNFSPFSNKLVQSGYADTDQMQQALVESRKSGRPLTDVLEVITGKRLPPDLIRQYKKQQLFELKILYGVESLDPEISQISTSQVATLIDNLIPVDVCRRYQLIPLSRNDEEPPSVLIAMVNPDDLGAQDDLNRILRPQGLALQRMVITNEDYQRIISKYLDEKVEQDKQRERESKVDVKSDLEELEYLELEEDLGDAEANLDDALQDAEAAPVIALVNKILVKALQEEVSDIHIEPQEEHLRIRFRKDGVLRQAFDPLPKKIIAAVTARFKIIASLDIAERRLPQDGRIRRIFDGRKVDFRVNTLPSRYGEKVCARILDNSSTQLGLDKLITDPDSLHIVQEMVARPFGLILVTGPTGSGKTTTLYSALAERNDPGVNISTAEDPIEYSLPGLTQVQVIREKGMDFASILRAFLRQDPDVILVGETRDRETAKTAIEAALTGHLVLTTLHTNDAASAIARLDEMGVEPFMVSSSLIGVLAQRLMRRVCFECRIPYTPTPEDLARFGLSVARDSDFTFYRANSLQPDEIQAARERNELCSTCSGIGYKGRSGVYEIMRITENLQTLITQGAPTERIKEVAVEEGMQTLLAYSLNLVRQGATTLEEVERVTFTDTGLESELKAKRKTSLTCRVCSAELKAEWLDCPYCTTPRFQD
- a CDS encoding pantothenate kinase: MTPPLPCFALAIGNSRLHWLWELSPQLPITWHTSHLSREAIAYWLLHRCQAQALPNGALMVDDDRSLLCLQQPLWDGPPPLLHIASVVPTQTRLWQDLYTPVHCLSLADVPLSGLYPSLGLDRAIALWGLIAHRRSPALVIDAGTALTFTGADAHRRLVGGAILPGLALQLRSLSQQTAALPWLDAKALHQPKRWASTTETAIYSGVLHTLLAGLKDFVQAWQQDYPTSAIALTGGDAPLLYHHLQQTIPTLAQTLDLMPSLLMVGLRSLTCESMKKRN
- a CDS encoding type II secretion system F family protein, which translates into the protein MPTYDVKARDSKGNPKRQKIIASSPAEARTTLREQGLYVQELSEAQGMMNFDLEQLSTALTSVSVKDKAIFSRQFAVLINAGVALVRSLGVLADQCPNPKLKKALQQINADVQQGTNLSDSMRKHPQCFDGLYVSMVQAGEVGGVLDEVMNRLAKLLEDVARLNNQIKSAMTYPVAVGFIAVVIFIGMTVFLIPIFADMFEQLGGDLPFFTKLMMAVSDFLRTPIYVVGIIVVVVAIVVSFRQYYKTRIGRETIDRISLKAPLFGDLIQKNATARFCRTFGSLSRSGVPILTALEIVRDTAGNQVISNAIDQARREVQTGGMISLALQREQVFPIMAIQMISIGEETGEIDSMLMKVADFYEDEVEQAVKALTSIMEPIMIVVLGGMVGSILVALYLPIFKIMDQIG
- the proC gene encoding pyrroline-5-carboxylate reductase; this encodes FTAVAAQLTSCHPDQVVLSILAGVPLQRLEAAFPGQPVIRAMPNTPATVGAGITAIALGQHTTSVHRDQAHQIFQAVGEVVDVPESLMDAVTGLSGSGPGYVAVIIEALIDGGVAVGLPRATATQLALQTLRGTAELLKTTGLHPAELKDRVTSPGGTTIAGIAQLEQAGVRSALIKAVQAAHQRSQDLGRSS
- a CDS encoding type IV pilus twitching motility protein PilT, which translates into the protein MDLMIEDLMEQLVEMGGSDLHLSAGLPPYFRISGHLTPIGDEPLTSEQCQRLIFSMLNNNQRKMLEQNWELDCSYGVKGLARFRVNVYKDRGTYAACLRALSSKIPSFDKLGLPDVVREMAEKPRGLVLVTGPTGSGKTTTLAAMIDLINRTRAEHILTVEDPIEFVYEPIKSLIHQRQLGEDTKSFANALRAALREDPDIILVGEMRDLETISLAISAAETGHLVFGTLHTSSAAQTVDRMIDVFPSERQTQVRVQLSNSLVAVFSQTLVARKNPKPNEFGRIMAQEIMIVTPAISNLIREGKTSQIYSAIQTGGKLGMVTLEKVLADLYKAGSITFESAMSNTSRSDELQRLIGPVAGTPSGKNAYANR